The following DNA comes from Novosphingobium sp. PP1Y.
CGTAATAGACGATGTAGCGGCGATTCTCCGGCGCATTGGCGGCATAGTCGTCCGGTTCCAGTCCAGTGTCGTCCATCCACGAATGGACCGCGAATTCCGCTCCGGCATCGGCATAGCGCCGCGCGCCTGCCAGAAACAGCTCGACGCCGCCCGATCTGACCGAGCCGCCCGCAGGAACATGAGTGGCAATTCCCTTGTCGCGGATCATCCGCCCCAGCCGCAGGTTGGCGAGGTCGTCTTCGGTGCCCGGGCATTCGATCATCTCGATCATGCCGATGCCCGGATAGTCCTTGAGCATGGCGGCGAACTGGGCGGGGCTGCGGGCATCGGTGACGTCGACCAGCGCGGCATGGCCATCGTCCAGCACGCGGAACGGGCCATAGGCGGCGATACCCTGCGGGATTGCGGCAACCTCGCCATGCAGTATGCGCTCGCCGCCGTCGCCGGCATGATCGGCATCCACATCGACGACCTCATAGGTGATCTCTTGTGCCGACAGGGGGGACAAGACAGTCAGAGCCACCAGGGCAAGGATCGCAGCGGTCGAGCGCATGCCCGCGAAAATGCGGCTCCGCCACTTACCCAAGCCCTGCGCGATTCGGTTAAAAGCGTGTAAGGGATAAATTCCCTGGCTGCGCCCGCCCTCCGCTTCTGCAAGGATCGCATCGTCCAACACGCGGATTTGCAAGGAAAAAGGGTAAGGGAGTGGTCTCACTCGTCGCGACGGTCGCCTACCTCGGGCTGGAGGCGCGCGCTGTCGAAGTGCAGTGCCAGGTCGCTCCCGGGATGCCCGGCTTCCATCTCGTCGGCCTGCCCGACAAGGCAGTGGGCGAAAGCCGCCAGCGGGTGAACGCCGCGCTCACGTCGATGGGCCTCGCGCTTCCTCCCAAGCGGATCACGATCAACCTCTCCCCTGCGGACCTGCCCAAGGAAGGCTCGCACTACGACCTGCCGATAGCGCTTTCGCTGCTGGCGGCGATGGGCGTTGTCGATGCCGAACACCTGGCCGACTTCGTGGCCGTGGGCGAACTCGCGCTCGATGGCAGGGTAATCCCCTCACCCGGGGTGCTGCTCGCCGCGCTCCATGCCAGCGAGACGGAGAAAGGACTGATCTGTCCGGCCGCGCAAGGCAGCGAGGCCAGTTGGGTGAGCGGCGGCAGAGACGGCGTGCCGGTGCTGGCCGCGCCGGATCTCGTCAGCCTGCTCAATCACCTCAAGGGCACGCAGGTCCTGCGCCCACCCGAACCGGGCCGCGCCGACCCGGTGCCCAGCGGGCCGGACCTCAGGCAGGTGAAGGGCCAGGAAACCGCCAAGCGGGCCCTCGAAATCGCGGCGGCCGGGTCGCACAACCTGCTGATGGCAGGTCCGCCGGGTGCGGGAAAGTCGCTGCTCGCCTCGTGCCTGCCCGGCATCCTGCCCGAGCTGACCGCGGCCGAGGCGCTGGAAGTCTCGATGGTCGCCTCGGTCGCCGGGACGCTTGAGGAGGGCCGCATTTCCCGTGCCCGGCCCTATCGCGCGCCGCACCACTCCGCCTCGATCGCGGCGCTGACCGGCGGGGGACTGAAGGTCAGGCCCGGAGAGATCTCCATGGCCCACCTTGGCGTGCTGTTCCTCGACGAACTTCCGGAATTCCAGCGCGCCGTGCTCGATTCACTGCGCCAGCCGCTGGAAACCGGCGAAGTCACCGTCGCGCGGGCCAATGCCCATGTCACCTTTCCGGCGCGCGTCCAGCTTGTCGCCGCGATGAACCCGTGCCGCTGCGGCCACCTGGGCGATCCGGCGCTGGCCTGCTCACGCGCACCGAGATGCGCTGCGGATTATCAGAGCAAGGTTTCCGGCCCCCTGCTCGACCGCATCGACCTGCACGTCGACGTCGATCCGGTCCGCGCCGTCGACCTCGCCCTGCCACCACCTATGGAAGGTTCGGCCGAAGTCGCCCGGCGCGTCGGCCGCGCACGGGCAATCCAGTCGCAGCGCCTTGAGGGTACGCCTGCGCGCACCAATGCGGAACTCGGCGGAGACCTGCTCGAGCAGCACGCGACACCCGACGAAGACGGGCGCAGGCTCCTGATGCAGGCGGCCGAGGCCATGCACCTGTCCGCCCGCGGCTATACCCGCGTCCTGCGCGTGGCGCGAACGATCGCCGACCTGGCCGGAGCGAAGCAGATCGGCCGGATTCACCTGGCGGAAGCCCTCAGCTATCGCCGGCAGCCGCCGCGCGCCTGAAGTGCCCAGCGGCGCGCGCCTCGCTCTCAATCGGGAAGGTCGAGCTGGCGCAGAACTTCGGCGACGACCCTGGGATCGCTGGCGAAACCCAGGTGGGTGCAGCGCACCGATACGGCCCTGTCGCGCTCGTCGGCCCAGCCGCAGGCCGAACGGGGGTGGATCACCCCGTCGCGCGGGCTCCACAGGGCGATTGTCGGCACCGGCGGCTTGATCGCGAAGTCGACCTCGATCGGCGGCTTGTCCACCGCATGGCCGGTGATGACCTGATAGGCCCGCCAGGCATTGTTGTTGCGCGGGTCGCCCGAGAAGGGCGTGCCCATGGTGATCACCTTGGCGACGTTTTCGGGCTGGCGCTGCGCGATTTCACGGGCGAACAGTCCGCCAAGGCTCCAGCCGACCAGCGCCACCGGATTGCGGTGCTGCCGGGCCAGCGCGCCGACGCGGCGCATGAGATAGGCGAAATTGTGCTGGTTGGGGCCGAAGTTGAAACCCAGCCCCCATTCGTGAACCGAATGCCCGGCCTCGGCCAATGCATCGGCCATCGGCCTCATCCGGTTGGGATGCGCCCCGAAACCGGGCAGCAGCATGACCACCTGCGGATGCTCGGATTTCTCCACCGCGACAGGCTTGGGCCGTCCACGTCGGAGCGAGGCCAGTTCGGCAAGGAAGAGGCGCAGCGAAGGCGCGCGCGCACCTTCCGGCCGGGGCTGGCGGGCCAGAGCCGCGCGGCGGGCAAGCGCCTCGCGCAATCCCGCCAGTCCGTTCTCGGCCCGCCCGTCACTCATGTAATCCGCGTACTCCCTGCCTCGGTACCGCAGCGCCTCAGGATTCGCAGTCGCCGAGGCGCGTCGTCTTCATGTGCATCGACATCTTGGCCATCCGCTCACCCATGCCGGGCATCGACTGCTCCATGTCGAGATTTACCTCGGAGCCCTGCGGGCTGACGGTACCGACCATCGTAGCCATCGCTTTTGCACCGGACTTGTCCTTGCACTCCAACTGAGCGTTCAGAGTACCGCCACTGACGTCGAAGCGCGAATAACTGCACTGGCTGTCGCCAGGTAGCGAATCGAGCATGTCCTTGTAGCCCTTGTCCGCCTCCGCTTGGGTCAGGCAGTAAGTGCGGGGCGGAACGTTCGCCATCATCGTCTTGAACTGGGCAGCGCCTTCCTTGCTCATCCCGGGAACTTCGAACTTCGTGAATTCCACCGTCTGGCGGTACTGGCCAGGCTGCGGAGGTTCGAGCTTGGCAACTTCCTGCTTCGCGACCGAGGCCTGCTCTTCCGGGCTCCTGGCCGGTTCCTTTTCCGAGCCGCATCCCGCGAGCGTCAGCACCGCGATGCCGGCAGCGGCTATGGCGATAAGTGGTTTCATGTCCTGTCTTCCCTCTGGACCATCCCCTTGGGCGAGGGCGTAACACCCGCCCTGTGAACTGCCAACGATTCACTCTCCATCATTGCGGCGGGCCTTCATATACCCCATATGTTCCGCCATGGCCGAACTCGTCATCCGCCGCGGGCTCGAGGAACCCGATACCTCGGGCCACTTCGTCCCCCACAAGCCGCTGCGACCCGAAAAGTCTCTGCCGGGCAAGAAGTTCCGGATCGTCTCCGACTACGAACCGGCGGGCGACCAGCCGACCGCCATCTCGGAACTGGTGCAATCGGCACAGGAAGGCGAACGCACGCAAGTGCTGCTGGGGGTCACCGGCTCGGGCAAGACCTTCACGATGGCCAAGGTGATCGAGGAACTGCAGCGTCCCGCGCTGATCCTGGCGCCCAACAAGATCCTTGCCGCCCAGCTCTATGCAGAGTTCAAGGACTTCTTCCCGGACAACGCGGTCGAGTACTTCGTATCGTACTACGACTACTACCAGCCCGAAGCCTACGTACCCCGCTCCGACACCTACATCGAGAAGGAAAGCTCGGTGAACGAGGCGATCGACCGGATGCGCCACTCGGCCACGCGCGCCCTGCTCGAACGCGACGACGTGATCATCGTCGCCTCGGTCTCCTGCCTCTACGGCATCGGCTCGGTCGAGACGTACTCGGCGATGATCTTCGACCTCAAGGCGGGCGAAACCCAGGACCAGCGCGAGATCATTCGCAAGCTCGTCGCCCTGCAGTACAAGCGCAACGATGCCGCCTTCACTCGCGGCACTTTCCGCGTGCGCGGCGACAATCTGGAAATCTTCCCCTCGCACTACGAGGACATGGCCTGGCGCATCTCGTTCTTCGGCGACGAGATCGAGGAGATCTCCGAGTTCGATCCGCTGACCGGCAAGAAGGGCGCGGCGCTGGAGAAGATCCGGGTCTATGCCAATTCGCACTACGTCACCCCCGGCCCGACGATGAAGCAGGCGAGCGAGGCGATCCGCTTCGAGCTGACCGAGCGACTCAAGGAACTCGAAGCCGAAGGCCGCCTCCTGGAAGCGCAGCGGCTGGAGCAGCGCACCCAGTTCGACCTCGAGATGATCGCCGCGACCGGTTCGTGCAACGGCATCGAGAACTACTCGCGCTTCCTCACCGGGCGCATGCCGGGCGAACCACCGCCCACGCTGTTCGAGTACCTGCCCGACAATGCCCTGCTGTTCGTCGACGAAAGCCACCAGACGGTGCCGCAGATCGGCGCGATGTCCAAGGGAGACCATCGCCGCAAGATCACGCTGGCCGAGTACGGTTTCCGGCTGCCCAGCTGCATCGACAACCGCCCGCTGCGCTTCAATGAGTGGGATGCGATGCGCCCGCAGACCTTCGCTGTCTCGGCCACGCCCGGCAGTTGGGAGATGGAGCAGACCGGCGGCGTCTTCGCCGAACAGGTCATCCGTCCCACCGGTCTGATCGACCCGCCGGTGACCATCCGCCCGGTCGAGGACCAGGTGCAGGACTGCATCAACGAGTGCAAGGAAACCGCAGCCAAGGGCTATCGCACCCTCGTCACCACCCTGACCAAGCGCATGGCCGAGGACCTTACCGAGTTCATGCACGAGGCAGGTGTGCGCGTGCGCTACATGCACTCCGACGTCGAAACGCTCGAGCGCATCGAGCTGATCCGCGACTTGCGCATGGGCGTTTACGACGTGCTGGTGGGCATCAACCTGCTGCGCGAGGGCCTCGACATTCCCGAATGCGGGCTCGTGTGCATCCTCGATGCCGACAAGGAAGGCTTCCTGCGCAGCGAAACATCGTTGATCCAGACCATCGGGCGCGCTGCGCGCAACGTCGATGGCCGCGTGATCCTCTATGCCGACCGCATGACCGGCTCGATGGAGCGCGCCATCGCCGAGACCGACCGCCGCCGCGAAAAGCAGCAGGCGTTCAACGAGGCCAACGGCATCACCCCGCAGACGATCAAGCGCCGCATCGCCGACATCGTCGCCGATACCGCCAGCCGCAACGGCGTGGTCGTCGATCTCGAGGACGGCGAGCGCAATGAACTGGTCGGCCACAACCTGCGCGCCTACATCGAGGAACTGGAGCAGCGCATGCGTGCTGCGGCAGCCGACCTCGAGTTCGAGGAAGCGGGACGCCTGCGCGACGAGATCCGCCGCCTCGAGGCCAGCGAACTCGGCCTGCCGGACGCACAGAAGAAGGCCCCGCTGGTGGGCCGGTCCAACGAAGGCAAGCCGGGGACGCGAAAGCTGCGTTACGGCAAGACGCAAAGAAAGTTCGGCCGCTGACGAAAGCGCGCAAGCTGAATATTGTCCGATCCTGGGCACTTGCCCTGTCCTGCGCGCGGCAGCGCGCGGAATATTTCCATCGACAGGAAACAAGTCGCGTACGATAGTGTTACCAGGTCACACGACGCCGCGCGCGACCACGAGTTAACTGACATCGAGACCCCGTCCGCCTGTGCGTTCGGGGTCTTCAGGTGATGCACCGGCTGACCGGAGAGAGCGCGAAGACCCCTATGCACCGACTGGCCAGCTTCGACGTCACGGCGAACATTCCCAGCGAAACCCGGCGAATCCTTGCCCAGATCGGCTTCGGCATCATCTGCGCCCTGGCGATGATCGCACTGCGCGCGGCCATCAACATGTGGGCGCCGACCTCGGGTCCCTTCGCGCTGGTCTATCCCACGATCCTGATCGCCACGCTCTACGGTCACTGGCAGGCCGGCGCGGTCGCCTACCTGATCAGCTTCTTCTGGGCCTGGTGGATCGTCCTGCCCACGGTCCATTCGTTCCGGTTCGTGGTCGCGACCGACCCGCCGCGCGTGGCGATCAACGCAATGGCGGTTCTGGTCGTGCTGGTGCTGGCCGAGATCTTCCGCCGCGCGGTCCGGCAAGTTACCCGCGCTCGCGATGCCGAACTGGAGCGGCGACAGGTGCTGCTGCGCGAACTGGAGCATCGCACCAAGAACAATTTCGCCCTCGTCGCCAGCCTGCTCTCGCTGCAGCGGCGGCGTCACGACAATCCCGAAATCGTCGAGGCGCTCGACCAGGCGATCGGCCGCGTCGACACCTTCGCGCGCGCCTATGAGAACCTCAAGCTGACCGACGCGGAAGGCTCTTACGTGCCGATGCGCCAGTATGTCGGCGACGTCGTCTCCCGGGTATCGGCCGGGTCCTTTCACGACCTTGTCGAAATCGAGGTCAGGTCCAGCGATTGCGAACTGCCGCAGCAGACTGCCGTCGCCATCTGCCTGTTCATCAACGAGGCGCTGACCAACAGCGCCAAGTACGCATTCCCCGACGGCGCCGCCGGCAAGGTCAGCGTGACGTTCACCGGCAACGAGGACAACTGGGAGCTCAGGGTGGTGGACGACGGCGTCGGCGCCGCGGACGAATCGCGCCAGCAGAAGGCCGCGGGAACCGCCGGCATGGGAGTGGGCCTCATGGAAGCCTTCGCCCGGCAGGCCGAGGCGGAATATTTCGTCGGCGAGACCGCGCGCGGACGCAGCGTCCACTTGCGGCGCGGCAACGGCAACTAGGCGCGCGGCCAGCCCCTTGCAGGCGGCGCGACGGACGATAAAGTGCCCCGCTTCGGGTGCCCAAGGCACTGCAATCGAGGTCACTTCCCCCCATGCGACTTCTCGCTCTGGCCGCATCGGCCGCCATCTTTACCGCCGCTTCCACCCTCTCCCCCGTCGCGCTCCATGCCGAGGAAAAGGCCGCCGAGGCCAAGTCCGACGACAAGAGCGCCGAAGACCGGCTCGAACCCTTCCCCGCTCCGAAATCGATCAGGCAATCGGCCGTGATCGGCGGGAAGACCGTGAACTACACCGCCACAGTCGGCGCCCTTCCCGTCAAGGACGACAAGGGCAAGGTCATCGGCGAGGTCGTCTATACCGCCTATACCGTCCCCGGACGCGCAACCGACCGGCCCGTCACCTTCGCTTTCAACGGCGGCCCCGGCGCGGCCTCGGTCTATCTCAACCTCGGTGCGATCGGCCCCAAGCGCGTACCGTTCGGCGCACAGGGCGATGCCCCGTCCGACCCGGCGGTGCTGCGCGACAATCCCAATTCCTGGCTCGATTTCACCGATCTCGTCTTCATCGATCCCATAGGAACCGGGTTTTCGCGCTCACGCGTGGACGAAGAGCAGTCGAAGAAGGCATTCTATTCGGCCGATGCCGACATCCACTACCTCAGCCGCATCGTCTATGACTGGCTCGTCGCCAACGATCGTCTGACCAGCCGCAAGTACCTCACCGGCGAAAGCTATGGCGGCTACCGGGTCCCGCGCCTCGCCTATTACCTGCAGACGCAGATGGGCGTCGGCATTTCCGGAATGACGCTGGTCTCGCCCTATCTCGACCCGCCCGCCATCGGCGAGGACGATGCCCTTTCACCCCTGCCCTGGATGATCGCCTATCCATCGATGGCGGCGGGGCATTTCGAGCGTCAGGGCCTGCACCTCGACGATGCCACGATGGGCCCGGTCGAAACCTACATGCGTACCCAGTTCGTTCAGGATTTCCTTGCCGGACCGCGCGACAAGGCCGCGACCGACCGGCTTTCGGCCAGGGTCGCGGAACTCACCGGACTGGATCCGGCGATGGTCCGTCGCATGAACGGACGCGTCGACATTGCCACTTACCTTCGCGAAATCCGCCGCGATCAGGGGCTCATCGGATCGGTCTACGATTCCAACTACACCGCCTACGACCCCTTCCCGGCCAGCGCTTCGCCCCAGTATAACGATCCGCTGCTGACCACGCTGATCGCTCCGACGACTTCAGCCATGGTGGACTTCGTCACCCGGCAGGTCGGCTGGAAGGTCGATGCGCGCTACAACGCGCTGTCCTACGACGTGAACGAGAAGTGGGACCGCGACGATACCGACAGCCCGGTTTCCGACCTGCGGCGCGCCATTTCCATCGACCCGAAGATGACGGTCGATATCGTCCATGGCTGGGACGACCTGTCCTGCCCCTACTTCGCCTCACGCCTCATCGTTTCGCAGATGCCCGACTTCGGCGTCGAGAACCGGGTGCGCCTGCACATGTACCCCGGCGGGCACATGTTCTATTCGCGCTCGGACAGCGGCGAGATGATGCGTCAGGATGTCATGGCCAGCTACCGGGCAAGGGGCTGAGCGCCAGCCGCTGCGACGACGCGCAGCTATCGATTCAGCGCGACGGGGCAGCGCACGGGGCGTATGATCGCCCGGTCCAACCGGGAGAGTAACCGTGCGCCTGCCCCCGCTTGCTAACCGCGCCCTTGCAGCCGCAGCCCTTGCCGCCGCTGCGGTGACGATCCCGACAGCTGCCGCCGCCGACGGCAATGCCGCGCCACCGGCCGAGCGGATTACCGTCACGCTCAGCAACTTCGCTTTCGATCCATCGGTGATCGCCCTGCATCACGGACGCCCCTACGTCCTGCACATCGTCAATGGCGCCAAGGGAGGCCACAACTTCCAGGCCGGGGCCTTCTTCGCCGACGCCGCGCTTGCCCCGGACGACAGGGGCAAGGTGAGGGACGGCAAGATCGAACTGAAGGGCGGCGAGGCGGTCGATCTCAGGCTGACCGCCCCGCAGGCACCGGCGACCTACCCGCTCAAGTGCACACATTTCCTTCATGCCGGGTTCGGCATGAAGGGGAAGATCGTCGTCGACTGACGCGCATCAGAGCTTGCCGAACTTGGCCTCATAGGCGGCGCTGTCTCCGCTCGAGAGGAGCTTTGCCTGCTCAACCCAGTTGTCGCGGCGCGGACGTCCCGCGAAAGAGCCCAGCTTGGTGTCCAACTCGTCGAGATCCGCCTCGGTCCAGGCCGCGATCTGCTCGTAGCGGGTCACGCCGAGCGAGGTCAGGAGCGTCGCCATCTTGGGGCCGAGCCCCTTGATCTTGCGCAGATCGTCAGCCTCGCCAGCTGCCGTTTCGGCCTTCGGCGCGGCAGGGGCGGGTGCGGAAGTGGTTGTGGGAGTGGGCGCAGGCGCTGCGGGCTTTTTCACCGCGTCGACTTCGTCCTGCGCGGCGACTGCGATCACCTCGCCTATACCAGCCATCGTGCCCGCCATCGCGGGCGGATCGATATGGGCGGCAGGCGGCGCGTCGATCAGCGCCTGGTTGCGCTTGGCCGGAGCGGCCCCTTCATCGAGGACGTCGGGCCGGCGATCGCGCCTGCCCTGCTTCGAGCCATGCACGAAGAGCCAGTAGGCAACGACAATGCCGATCAGCAGAGCGGCAATAAAGATCAGCCAATTGGCTTCGATCATCTGCACCAAGATCTATCCCTTCCGGTTCCACAAGAGCCAGCCGATGCCGAAGCCGACGCAATATGTCAGCAGCACCGAGACGGCCATTTCAAGCCAAAGCGGCATCCGCGCATCCTTTCTGCCACGATCCCGTGGCCTCGCGGATCTGCCCATGACCAAAGTCGGGCGCGCGCTCAACAGACAAGTTCATATCAGCCCGGCCCCGGCGTATCGATCGGCGTCGGCTTGACCGGCGCGGACGTGATCACCGAGAATTCAATGCGGCGGTTGGCCGGATCGCGCGGATCGAGCCCCGGAATCGGATCGCGCGCCCCCACGCCAGCCGCCCGCAATCCGTCGGCCGGAATGCCGCGCCCGACGAGAGCCCATCGCACCGCTTCCGCCCGCGCCTTGGACAGCGCGACATTGGCCTCGCTGTTGCCGACGCCATCGGTATGGCCGGTCACCGCAATAATGCTGCCCACGCAGGGCCGAAGGGCATGGGCGACTTCATCGAGCAGCCGCTCGCTGGCCGGGTCGATGCGCGCGCTGGCCTCGGAAAAGCGGATCGTGCGTGTCCGCAGGATCGTCTGGACGTCGTCCTGGCAATGCAATGTGGTCACGGCCGGGACGCCTTCGCTATCCCGCGCCCAGCTTACACCGCCTATGCCCGGCACTTCGGCAACTGCCGATGCCACCCGCTTGCGCGTGGCCGCGTCGAGCTTGCGCCCTCCGGAAAGGATCGGGTGGCGTGTGTACCAGCCGTAGCGGTCGCGGAAAGCCAGGTCGATGTCCTGCCCGCCCGCCGCATCGCGGGCGGCCACCGCCTTGCGCTCCAACCCGGCGATGAAGACCGGCCCGTAAAGGCGGGAGGCGGCGAAGGACAAGGCCAGGCACAGGGCAGCTCCGGCTGCAGCAATCGAGGCTCGGCGCGGGTTCATGCCCTCAAGCCTAGGGCGCAAACCCGGCGCTGTCAGCCTCCTTCGCGCGAATTGCCCCCAAGCGAATCGGCGACGTCGACAAGCTTGACGAACTCCTGCCGCCAGTAATCGTCCTGGGCACCGGCAAGCTGGCGGATCTGCGCGGGGGTGAAGCCGCCCAGCAGGTCGTCGCCGCGCAGCGACTGGCCGAAGGCGGCAACCGCGGCGGCAAAGGCGAAATCCCCGCGCGGCCGCGCGGCGGCGGCCATCAGGCGCGCAGGAACCGGGCGCTCGATCAGCTTCGAGACTTTGCCGCCGGGCAGCTTATAGCGCAGCTTGACGAAGGCCAGCTCGCCGGACTGCCTGGCCGCCGCGGGCAGCGGATCGTCATAGCGGCGCGGCGCGATCCAGCCTTTCGCACCGGCAGGCACGATCTCGTAGATCGCGGTGACCTGGTGGCCGGCGCCGATGTCGCCGGCATCGACCTTGTCGTTGTCGAAATCCTGTTCGCGCAGCGCCCGGTTCTCATAACCGAGCAGGCGATACTGGCTGACCTGGGCGGGGTTGAACTCGACCTGGATCTTCACGTCCTTGGCGATGGTGAACAGGGTAGAGCTCATCTGCTCGCCCAGCACCTTCTTCGCTTCCAGAGCGCTGTCGATATACGCGTAGTTGCCGTTCCCGTGGTCGGCGATCTGCTCCATCAGCGCTTCATTGTAATTGCCCTGCCCGAAGCCGAGCGTGGTGAGCGTGATGCCGTTGTCGCGCTCCTTTTCGATCATGGCGATCAGGTCGTCGCGGTTGGTGACACCGACGTTGAAATCGCCATCGGTGCCGATGAGGATACGGTTCACCCCGCCTTCGATGAAGTTGTCCCGGGCAATGTTGTAGGCCAGCTGGAGCCCGGCGGCCCCGGCAGTCGATCCGCCCGCCTGCAATCGGTCCAGCGCATCGCGGATCTTGCGGGTGTCGTTGGTCGGCTCGAGCACCAGCCCGGCCGCACCGGCATAGACGACGATCGAGACCTTGTCCTGCTTGCCCAGTTCACCCGCGAGCCCGGCCAGTGCCGACTTGAGCAGCGGCAGCTTGTCGGGCGCGTTCATCGAGCCGGACACGTCGACAAGAAAAACGAGGTTGGCGGGCGGCCGTCCCTCGCGCGGGAGGTCATAGCCACGCAGGCCCACGCGCAGGAGCCGGGTGGCCGGGTTCCAGGGCGTGAGCGCAAGGTCGGTCGTTACCGAGAAGGGAACGTCCCGGCTTTCGGGCCGCGCATAGTCGTAGCGGAAATAGTTGATCATCTCCTCCGTGCGCACGGCCCGCGCCGGGGGAAGCTGGCCTTGCGCCAGGAAGCGGCGGGCATTGGCATAAGCGCCGGTGTCGACGTCGACCGAGAAGGTCGAGACGGGCTCCTCGCGCGCGAGATGGACGGGTGAGACCTCCTTGCCCTCGTATTGCTCACGCCCGGGGTCGGTCGCCACCTGGACCGGCGGAACGAGAAGCCGCGAAGAATAGGGTGGAGGAGGTGGAGGGGGTGAAGGGGGTGAAGGCGGCGCGGCCATCGCGATCGACGCCGGCGGGGCGACTTGCGCCTCGGCCTGAACCGAGCCCGCATTCTTGCGCTGCGCGGTGGTCACGATCGTGGTTCCATCCTGAACGGCCACGGCAGGCGGCGCCTGGGTCGCGGCCTCGCGCGGTCTTGTCGCATCGGCCTGCACGGCGCCCTGCCCGCTTGCCAGATCGCCGGTTTCACCCGCACAGCCGGCGACAAGAAAGAGAACCGTCGAAATACTCGTGCCCGCAATCCATGAACGCGGGCCTGCGTTTTGCTTCGGCATGGCCTTCCCTCCTCTCGGATTCTTTCCCGGAGCGAAGAAGGGCCTAGTGCGGGTTAATCGCGACTGAATGCCGTTGGCGCGCGACGAACCGATTACAGCGAGTTAATCGGGTTCAGGCCGCCTTCGTCTTCTGGAACAGCTTGCGATCTTCCGGACCGAAGGCCTTCTTCCAGATGACGTAGAGGTACGAACCGAGGATTGCGGGGATGCCGAACAGCAGTTCGGCCCATTCCGGCAGGTACTGCGTGGCGAGAAAACCGATGACGACCGCCGGAGCGGCCGCCCAGACCAGCGCCCAGCGCCAGTTGTTGATCTTCTCGCCAAGGTGCTTTGCCAGCATGCGCGACTTGACGACCGAGGCGAAGCCCAGCGCCAGCATCAGCGCGATTGCAGCGGCTGCCGCCTGGTACAGCGAATTGTAGCCATAGTGCTGCATCAGCATGATGCCTGCCAGCGTCAGGGCCGCCTGCAGGCCGATGGTAACTACCGAGACCGCGAGGTTCTGAACCCGGGCGACGTAGATCAGCGCCGCCTCGCTGACGACTGCCG
Coding sequences within:
- a CDS encoding S10 family peptidase is translated as MRLLALAASAAIFTAASTLSPVALHAEEKAAEAKSDDKSAEDRLEPFPAPKSIRQSAVIGGKTVNYTATVGALPVKDDKGKVIGEVVYTAYTVPGRATDRPVTFAFNGGPGAASVYLNLGAIGPKRVPFGAQGDAPSDPAVLRDNPNSWLDFTDLVFIDPIGTGFSRSRVDEEQSKKAFYSADADIHYLSRIVYDWLVANDRLTSRKYLTGESYGGYRVPRLAYYLQTQMGVGISGMTLVSPYLDPPAIGEDDALSPLPWMIAYPSMAAGHFERQGLHLDDATMGPVETYMRTQFVQDFLAGPRDKAATDRLSARVAELTGLDPAMVRRMNGRVDIATYLREIRRDQGLIGSVYDSNYTAYDPFPASASPQYNDPLLTTLIAPTTSAMVDFVTRQVGWKVDARYNALSYDVNEKWDRDDTDSPVSDLRRAISIDPKMTVDIVHGWDDLSCPYFASRLIVSQMPDFGVENRVRLHMYPGGHMFYSRSDSGEMMRQDVMASYRARG
- a CDS encoding VWA domain-containing protein is translated as MPKQNAGPRSWIAGTSISTVLFLVAGCAGETGDLASGQGAVQADATRPREAATQAPPAVAVQDGTTIVTTAQRKNAGSVQAEAQVAPPASIAMAAPPSPPSPPPPPPPYSSRLLVPPVQVATDPGREQYEGKEVSPVHLAREEPVSTFSVDVDTGAYANARRFLAQGQLPPARAVRTEEMINYFRYDYARPESRDVPFSVTTDLALTPWNPATRLLRVGLRGYDLPREGRPPANLVFLVDVSGSMNAPDKLPLLKSALAGLAGELGKQDKVSIVVYAGAAGLVLEPTNDTRKIRDALDRLQAGGSTAGAAGLQLAYNIARDNFIEGGVNRILIGTDGDFNVGVTNRDDLIAMIEKERDNGITLTTLGFGQGNYNEALMEQIADHGNGNYAYIDSALEAKKVLGEQMSSTLFTIAKDVKIQVEFNPAQVSQYRLLGYENRALREQDFDNDKVDAGDIGAGHQVTAIYEIVPAGAKGWIAPRRYDDPLPAAARQSGELAFVKLRYKLPGGKVSKLIERPVPARLMAAAARPRGDFAFAAAVAAFGQSLRGDDLLGGFTPAQIRQLAGAQDDYWRQEFVKLVDVADSLGGNSREGG
- a CDS encoding plastocyanin/azurin family copper-binding protein, which produces MRLPPLANRALAAAALAAAAVTIPTAAAADGNAAPPAERITVTLSNFAFDPSVIALHHGRPYVLHIVNGAKGGHNFQAGAFFADAALAPDDRGKVRDGKIELKGGEAVDLRLTAPQAPATYPLKCTHFLHAGFGMKGKIVVD
- a CDS encoding OmpA family protein, whose amino-acid sequence is MNPRRASIAAAGAALCLALSFAASRLYGPVFIAGLERKAVAARDAAGGQDIDLAFRDRYGWYTRHPILSGGRKLDAATRKRVASAVAEVPGIGGVSWARDSEGVPAVTTLHCQDDVQTILRTRTIRFSEASARIDPASERLLDEVAHALRPCVGSIIAVTGHTDGVGNSEANVALSKARAEAVRWALVGRGIPADGLRAAGVGARDPIPGLDPRDPANRRIEFSVITSAPVKPTPIDTPGPG